tttcctattACTCGTGAACATCCCTGAAATCACCAACTTCCGTCCACACGGACCATTCACCTGATCTGTTGAAAACGGCACAAGTTgtgaagctatttgtgttgttcactaaCAAAAATTGATGTTACCGCCTCTGTTTAAAATCCAATGTTTGTACTGATGTTTTTTAGACCATGGAGAGTAACATTATTAAGAGAGTTGGTCAAAACCCGGAGGAAAtagggcgtattcacaccaggaaagtccAATAGTTCACTTGCTTGGGTCtggaccttttaaaaaaaatgcttttttcggtttgtattcacattgcattttttgacaagtGGACCAACATTGTAAACAGACCCATGTGTATCCCATAGCCACTAGGCCACTGGATATGATTATTGGCGGGATCTTTTACTTTAAGCTGACACTGCGTCGGAGTCCAGGTAAAGCCTATGTCACACATTTTCTTGGCGATTTGGCCGTAGACGTCAGTATTTTTGTGCATCTAGCAGCTGACATATGCTCTCCTCCAACCACATATCGAGGAGGCAGTGCGTCTCTTCTGTGCCCCACGCTGACCCACAGCTCATTGTTGGTATTAaatagaaaagaatgaaacgACGATCACGATCACAACGTTTTTGTGGACGAAACTGTagcttatttttcctttggacaACTGCGGCTAATGGATTATACTGAGTTTGTTCAACTTCGTGGCATTGGTGGCTGTGAAGTTAAACAAATTTAatatcatttaaacattaaacatttaagaatgAATGGGGAAAATTTAAGCTTTTTCGTTAGATATGTAATTATTCTaaatttacataatgtaaaaagGACATtgcttctgttaattaaatgcgggATGCCCTACACGTCTCAGGCTTTTCTGTGTTGTATTGGTGGTTTCAAAGGTGGGCTCAGTTTTTTCCgtaagatattaattacattaaaaggtactGTTGTCCTGACAAGATCCCTCTTGTGTGtatggtgaattgttacaaacgGAATCCCGTTTAATCTGTAAAGACGCTGAGATGTCTCACGGACTCTGGTGCgaaccaaacaagtgaaccgagtcccagctgcGGGGGTTGTCtcagttcacttgtttggtccgcaccagagtccgCTGATTTGTACTCACACCTACCCAAAAGGTCCGCATCAcagaaaaggtctgtttcaagcAGACTAAAcaagcctggtgtgaatacgacCTTAACTTTATAAGTGTTACCGGCACCAGACCTAGGGATAATCTAAGTAAAGGTTACACAGGCTAGGAAGCACAGTGTATGTAGcaattttgtgttgctagcgtTTGTTGGCTGGAAAGAAGGTGAAATGACTAACATTGGTCAGAAAGACACGATACGATATATAATGTCATTGCAGAGCATTGATCGgcaatgttatttattaatttattttttaaatagggGCCGCATGTCCATATAGCCTTTTTCAACAATCCCACTCAGTGACCGGAGGTGTCATACCCGGATATTTACTCTCACCTCATCGAATCACCCACTAACGTATGACATCTATCATTAATTCATAATTATCATGATGGTAATATCATATATATGAcgtaaatacagcatgaagcttagccaacgttaaaccttttattaaaaaaaaaaaaaaatgctttacattaatgtaactctgtgctctgtcgttacctactgtcatttcagttcagcatcaacattcactactttgactttttaccATGAATTTGGAGTTTTTAACataactaacaactctgacgactgacattagGTAACGTTAGCATCATAGGTGTTTGTGGCACACGTACACATCAACTAACAGGGTCCCATTTTCGACACGTTTTATGACCTGAAaccacacatttatttgttttttatcccTCTCTTGAGAGAGCAGTAACTTAAGGATACTCTCTTCCATAATCCACTGCTGAGTGAGCGCCATCTGCTGATGCAAAAGCGTATTGCTTTTGTAAAAAGTGTACATAAACATGTAAGAATGGTtcaaacattaacaaaaaaataagagggtgtctgtttaaatgaaaactaagCATAAGTTTACAAGCTACTAAATAAGCACCAGCTAGTATAGTTAGATTGAAAGTCAGTTGTTTGCTATAAATTCAATTTATTCGCTGGTTCTTCATTTAATCTTACAAACAATTGTCCATAGAATGCCGCCTCTCAACGGTATTATGTTTAGTATTCTTGTCGATGAAATGATGAACTGCACAGGTTGCTGCTAATGCTGAATCCAATATGCTTGTTATTACAGTATTTTACAGCATTTCTACAACTAGAAgcagttttgcaatggatcgaACTGTATTAAAAAATTCTAGAAATAACTCCAAGGAAAACCgaagggggggggagggggggggggggggggggggcatcagTTTGGTACAGGTAGATGTGGCCttaataattcataatttaaatgaagtctcacatagttcctctctgtctccacctgaggtcaataaaacaacaaccatcAGGAAAGTTTGATGAACTTTAGACTCAGGGTGAGCTGTAGATTGTTGTAAAATGGGCTGTtatgaaatgtgttgtgttattgtaaATAGATTGCCACAGAACTGGGACTCTAGAGGGCACACAAGACAACTGCAGATGGTCAACGAGGAAGTACTTTGGGATGCTTGCGGTCCATGaataaacagcagctttatACTGTAACAGTATAATCGTGTCGGATGTGAATCTGTTATTTACGAGGATACCACACAGACCTACTAACCTCTTTTTATAAGCTGCTATGAATTGAACTCCAGGAgataaaatatgtgaatgtaTTTCAAAGTCATTATGTCTGAAGTTTGATGCAAGATGAATAACtcatcaataatcaataaatctctacttaaactgtgtttttctctctttctctcttgttgtcagtgtgtagaCATGTCTGCTGCCACATGTCTGAAATCTGAAGATCACTTTctgtgctccatctgtctggatgtgttcactgatccagtcactacatcatgtggacacaacttctgcaaacactgcatCACTCAACACTGGGATACCACTGATCTATGTAAGTGTCCCCTGTGTAAAGAGATGTTCTACAATAGACCTCAGCTGAAGATCAACACTTTCATCAATGAGATTGTTGCTGAGTTCAGACATGAAGCTCAACAgaaagccagcagcagcagctcagaacaACAAGCTGCCAAACCAGGAGAAGTTCCCTGTGACGTCTGCACTGGAACCAAACTGAAGGCCCTGAAGTCCTGCCTGGTGTGTCTGCTCTCCTACTGTGACTCTCACCTGGAGCCTCATCTGACAATGTCACgtctgaaaagacatcagctgatccaccccgtggacaacctggaagacagGATGTGTAGGAAACACGATAAACCTCTGGAGCTGTTCTGTAAGACCGACCAGACATGTGTCTGCCTGCTTTGCCCTGTTTTAGACCACAAGACACATGATGTTGTTCCTCTGAAAAAAgaatatgaaggaaagaaggcagaGCTGGGGAAGACAGAAGATCAAattcagcagatgatccagaagagacgactgaagattgaggagatgaaagagtcagtgaagatgagtaaagatgctgcagacagagagaaagcagaaggtgttcaggtcttcactgctctgaaggagtctgttgagagaggcctggagcagctcataaaggagatcgaagacaaacagaaaacaacagagaaacaggctgaaggtttcatcaaagatatggaacaggaagtctctgagctgatgaagaggagctctgaggtaaagcagctctcacactctgaagaccacctccacctcctccaaagcttctcctCCCGACAGCTGCTCCACCCACCAAGGATTGGACAGAGGTCAGCGTCAGTCCACCATCATATGAGGGGACTGTGGTgagagctgtgactcagctggaggagaaactcaGTAAAGACATGAAAAAGCTTCTTTCTGAGGCTGAACTGAAGAGGGTCCAGCAGtatgcagtggatgtgactctaGATCCTGTTACAGCACATCCTAGACTCATCCTGtctgatgatggaaaacaagtgaCTCATCGTGACGTGAAGAAGGAACTTCCAGACAACCCAGATAGATTTTCTacatgtgtaaatgttttaggaaagaagagtttctcttcaggtagattttactttcaggttcaggttaaaggAAAGATTGACTGGGATCTAGGAGTGGCTAGAAAGTCAATCAATAGGAAGGGAAACATCACTCTGAGTCCTAAGAATGGTTTCTGGACTATATGgttgagaaatggaaatgaatacaAAGCTAATGCTAGTCCTCCAGTGCGTCTGTCTCTTGGTTCTCGTCCTGAAaaggtgggggtgtttgtggattatgaggagggtctggtctcctttcatgatgtagatactgcagctcttatctACTCCTTTACTGGCTGCTCCTTCAATGACAAACTTTATCCATACATCAGTCCCTGTAATAACAGTGGTGGTAAAAACTCTGCACCTCTCATCATCtgtcctgtcaatcaaactgtctgatccatttaatgatgaagctttgaggtcaatgaatgaacttattgatcTTCACTCTTTATTCACACTCTGTACATATATGCTTTAATACTACAATACTGGTACAGCTGAGAACGCAAGATGACAGTACAGTTACGGGGAAGTGAGGCGCCTGAAACGTTGTATGACCATCGTAGTCGACTTTCACCAAATCCTTGGCAGAGGGGCGAAGATCCAGCAGTGTTTGGCGGTCGTACACAAGCAATGAGCTGACAGTAGAGATAACAATTGACACAAAgagcacaaacataaacaacatttcCAGCAAGAGACGAcgggccacacacacactggcgcCATCTTCAATCCACCAGAAGTCATAGGTTCAATGTCTTCATGTTAAGAAGTAACAGAATAATGTCCAGGATAGTTGAATCAAATTTGTCACTCACTACAGGTTTACCAAAAAAGGTGAGGAAAGCCTGTGTAGATTTTCACTGTCCTGGCATCATCGTGTTAACATGCTTCAATAAGAACTACTACCCCAGTCACTAGTgaggaaatatttaattatccAGATAATATCCAGATTATAATTGTGATTGGGATGTTTAGTCGACTCCGTTCAGGTCTCAAATTCCAGAATCATCCCCAAACAGCTCTGTATTTACGATGATGTTGATCTTATTACTTTCATACAGCTCTGAGGAAAGTCTGATTGAAAAGAAcagtttcaagaaaaaagtttgtaATGAAAAGGGACAATGATGTGATTATGTTATGTTGTTCATAACTGTTGTGCTACTTTTTGGGAATCATCATCATTGTTAGTAATTTTCCTCTGTTCATCCCGATGTCTTGTCCTCCAATGTTTTCTGGTGCTCATGGTCAGTGTTGTGAGCTTCTCTGATTCATACTTTAATGTGATtcaaaaccttttaaaaatatcCATAAAAGACTAGcctttgtcattttgttgtcatTCCATAGCCACAAAGCTAGTAaccatttccaaaaaaacagtttacTGAAATACAGGTCACATATTTGTTAAAACAACAGAATCACTGAAACATTCACCACATATCAACCAACGGAAACATCTCCTCTCAGATGTGTTGCAGCTGATTCAGAGAAGTAGATGGAGTACCACACCTTAACTCCCTTCTTCCCAATTCAGTTAGATTCAGGGACACAGGGGTAGGGTGGAGGTTGACCAAGATCTGCAAGACGACAAGGTAAACCATCTGAACCTCATTTACCGAGATCAGTGGTGAGGAAGGGTTTTTCAACACTCAAACCTCTCTTTAAAATAAGAGCCTCTTCTAAAACCACTGGCTGTCACCTAGTGGCCCCCTCATTCTACTTCCATCAACCGCAGCAACCTTCAGTACCTTTGGTGCTGAGATGAAGGACGGGAGATGTTTAAGTGATATCAAGAGACATGGACCCATGGTCTTGGTGATATTAGTGATGCTTTCTTATTGGAGCTCAAAGACAAACGTTGCAGAGGAAGGAGTGATTTTACTATTGAATGAATTTCATAGATGAACCACTGGGAGACACAGAAAGGTGGCAGCTTGATGACCTCTGCAGCTTCaactttttattgtcattttgttgttgacatttgttcattttactgATTAAGAATTCTTCACTGTTGACAAGTTGTTACTAGAACCAGTTTGTGATGCCAGAAGTCAGGACATCTTGGGCCCTGACTTTACTTGCTGCACACCTACTGAAACTGGTCCTAACTTCCTGCAGGGGTGGGCCAACAGGGAGATGACTCTAGATTGTTTCTTTGGACTAGCCCGGCTTAGGCTCATGGAGGAAAGCTCAGTTTCTAGACAGAGTTTTCCCTCTTGTGGTTGAGGTGTAAGGTCCCTATTTAAGGTCTTTGGATTGTTTGCCCCCTTCCCTGAGACCCAATAACAGGATCTCAGTATCACATGGACAAAACCCCTCCACCACATTAAGGTAGTGATTCATCTGGAGGCAGAGATGCTGCTTTATCATATCAAAGGAGTCCAGGTGGGTTGGTATGGAATCTGAAGAGGACTCCAGGATTGTAAAGAGGTGAGTTACCAGGGTGGTTCATGAATTCACTGGAGAGAAAACAGATCTCAACCATCCTGAGAGACCACCTGACCCTGACATAAAATTGCCAGGGATGAAGAGTTTTTATAAACAATAAACTTCAACTCTCTGTGGCAGTACAGAGCCTATTACCGTTGTAACCAACTggtcatcagattgatctatccATTTTGACTGAAACATGGCTACAGCTCGATGAAGGAGTTtaaaggaggaaatgaaataaattagactTACTTGAATCCTATCCGTCAAACAGATTCCAGTTTTGGTTCCTCTGGGTTCTGTGCTGGGATCATTAGATCAGAAAATTCTTTATTGTCCCAATTTGGGCAATTTACTTTGCAACAGCAGTCACCAACCAAATTCAGATCATAAAACAGTACtgtacaaaacaacacagaataaataataaaagtcatcAGGTGAGTTATCATGACCATAGAGTATATGCAGCCTACATTGCAAGACCATGCCTAAAAGTTATTTAGAAACTCTACAGCTGTGGGAACAAATGATCTGAGATATCTGCTTGGTATATTGATATCTGCACAGGCGAGTACCTGTGTCTCCACCCAGCATTTTATCATTGCAAAGGTGTGAGATAGAACTTCTGACTGGTTACAAGTACCTTGGCATTTTAATTGATGACtaactttcttttaaaactcATGTAGACATCATGATAAAAAGGTCaggtcttctttttcttttactgccaGGAAAAAAGTTGTTTGCTGCCATCTTGCTCCCTATACTTGATTACGGCGACCAGCCTGCAATCCCGTTGCAGGTTCGTCAGAGGTTATCTAAAGGTGAAtagttgaataaaggcaactggatgtTTCGCTACTCGGACACAGACATAGTCTGAAAGGAGATACAAGGGGGAGACACAACACAGTATAAGCACACAGCGTTGAGTAGTAAGATAGAAGAAACTAGAAAATTCTGTCTGGGGAATTTTGAAAGGGCAACTGCCGGGGGTACCATCTctgtcaatcaaactgtttTGAGTTGTATGATTTCGAGTTTGTGAGCTTCATTTGAAATGTTGAtgtaaattttgagaaaaacaaaaagatgagttttggtgtttaaatataaatacgcATATATGACTGAGATTCTAAGTTAATGTTTatgacttatttttaaaatacattttgaaattaaTTGATTCATGAAAGTAAATGccaaaatatgtcttttttcttttatttcccacCATAGATTTAATTCCTCTCTAGGCACTGTGGGAGTTGCCACTCCCGAGTTCATCCTTTAATTTCCctttcaattttattttggccagttttatttacttcttcacCAGTCTATGGGCCTCTTCTTGTTGGTGAATGTCTCCTTGGTGGAAAGCATTTCTGATTTAGAATATTGacgaaatttcccagtttgggacaaatatttagtttagtttagttttttagtttagtGACCAAAGGTTTATTATTTGGGTATATTGTGATTGTCATTtgttcacaaaagaaaaagtattcAGATACAGTGTTCATCAGCTCATCTAAATCAGTAAAAGTGTCTTTGAAATCATCGCAGTTAGTGCTGTTAAAACGTCCATTCAGCTGGTGAGCTGAGCCCTCTGTCCACACAGCAGCCTATTTTCTTTCAACTTTTCCTCTCTTGAGGGTCAGTTGATAGACTGGTGctaaaaaagatgaaattagTATCAGTAAACCCCAAGTGACACAATTTTATAGGATATAAGTGGCCCCTTTATAGTGCCGTAGCATAAGTCCAGTACCTTACCATGTCTTGTTGGACACATTACATACTGGTAAAGGCGACAGAGGGATTTTTTAagaatttatttcaaatttcatttctatgctgatgacacaaTCTTATATTGCTATGACTCTACTCTTGTTGAGGCCTTTGGGAAATTGCAGATTGCTTTTTCAAGCTGGCGGAACGTCAGCTTATTGATaataattgattgattgattgattgattgattgattgattgattgattgattgattgatagcTAATAGACTAGTTTTAAATCCTGCCAGAACCAAACTGATGATTGTTTTCCAATGGCAGGAGAGTACCTGTCTCCTCCCAGCATTTTATCATTACAAGGGTGTGAGATAGAAaacctagaaaaaaaagaaaaacacaatttaaactTGAGTTCTTTTTCCATCacatgtcttgtttttcttttgctgccaggaaaaaggaaaaagttggTTGTTGCTATCTTCCTCCTTACACTTGATTAAGATACCTTGATACCTTTCATGTATGAATGCTTCTTCAAACTGTCTGTAATCTCTGCATCCAGTGAATCATGGTGCCTTAAGGATTATCACAATTTATGTCATCATCACTGCACCTTATATGAATGAGCTGAGTGGCCATCTCTGGCAACACCGCCTTACACAATggcatatgttttttttaatatcttacTTGTATTCCCAGACTATTTATGCAATTACATCTCTAAAACACAAAGCAAGTATTCTTTGCATTCCAACGATTTGTATGTTTTAAACGTGTCCAAAACCCACTCTGAATTTGGTAAACACTGTTTTAAGTACTCTGCACCTGCTGCTTGGAACTCATtgcagaaaactttaaaattaaagaaaatcatTACACTTGGATTTTGAAAAACCATGTGAGAGACTTTGGAGCAGCTATGTATCacacttgttcttgttttagtGTAAATCCCTAGTCTTACtcgtgtttcatttttatcttccatgtattttatttatgttattgaGTGAGTTTCTGTCACAACTTTCCTAGGTTGCGGTCTTTGCCAGGCTTCCCTtagaaaatatgtcattttatcTTGACAGGATTGACCTTGTTAAATAaaggataataataaataatactgcAAGTATTAAAACCACCAATTATAAAATTTGGGGAATCGCGGGAAAAGCTTTAGAAacagagaacaagaacaacattACGGATGATGCATCCTTAATTTTGGCTTTAGGATGAATATAATCCACTGTAAtaacatgcttcccttaggcaatattattaggaaACATGGCATAAACATtaattgctatgcagatgacacccagctgtatttattcaagaaaccagatgaaactaatcagctggttaaagtCTTAACAACATAAAGGATGAGCTATAACTTCCTAGTCTTAAAATCAGACTAAACAGaaatcattgtatttggccctaaacatctcagagattcattatctaatcacttTCTCTGGATGGCTTTACCTTGGGTCCAGTTCTACTGTGAGAAAACTTGGTGttctcacataaagcaagtGACAAGGACTGCCTTCTTTCACCATATCCTCAACATTTCACATTCTGTCTCACCTCTACTTTCCTCTCTCGCGCATTGT
The nucleotide sequence above comes from Mugil cephalus isolate CIBA_MC_2020 chromosome 2, CIBA_Mcephalus_1.1, whole genome shotgun sequence. Encoded proteins:
- the LOC125004060 gene encoding E3 ubiquitin-protein ligase TRIM21-like; protein product: MSAATCLKSEDHFLCSICLDVFTDPVTTSCGHNFCKHCITQHWDTTDLCKCPLCKEMFYNRPQLKINTFINEIVAEFRHEAQQKASSSSSEQQAAKPGEVPCDVCTGTKLKALKSCLVCLLSYCDSHLEPHLTMSRLKRHQLIHPVDNLEDRMCRKHDKPLELFCKTDQTCVCLLCPVLDHKTHDVVPLKKEYEGKKAELGKTEDQIQQMIQKRRLKIEEMKESVKMSKDAADREKAEGVQVFTALKESVERGLEQLIKEIEDKQKTTEKQAEGFIKDMEQEVSELMKRSSELLLPTAAPPTKDWTEVSVSPPSYEGTVVRAVTQLEEKLSKDMKKLLSEAELKRVQQYAVDVTLDPVTAHPRLILSDDGKQVTHRDVKKELPDNPDRFSTCVNVLGKKSFSSGRFYFQVQVKGKIDWDLGVARKSINRKGNITLSPKNGFWTIWLRNGNEYKANASPPVRLSLGSRPEKVGVFVDYEEGLVSFHDVDTAALIYSFTGCSFNDKLYPYISPCNNSGGKNSAPLIICPVNQTV